Proteins encoded within one genomic window of Ranitomeya variabilis isolate aRanVar5 chromosome 4, aRanVar5.hap1, whole genome shotgun sequence:
- the LOC143767652 gene encoding uncharacterized protein LOC143767652 isoform X2 — MISVVKKASTVEYGSAVDCTTTTEGQLTSSIFKSDDLEIPQDTIEVNAISPDILSSLHSKELSSDPLKQVLSSDSLPTTRENQSHKLSIEKRTAPKAKKPFSVSKCGNSFPVEKSFIKHKKIHIAKNSFSCFKCGKCFNQKAHLDSHYRTHTGEKPFSCSECGKCFNSKGNLDSHRRTHTEEKPFSCSECGKRFKWKSNVVIHQRTHTVEKPFCCSECGKCFNQKWTLVRHQRNHTEEKSFSCSECGKCFNQKWNLVMHQKTHTGEKPFSCSECGKCFIQKSDFDKHQRTHTGEKPFSCFECGKCFTQKWYLVMHQRNHTGEKPFSCSECEKCFNRKSDFNKHQRIHTGEKPFSCSECGKCFNQKSECVIHQRIHTGEKPFSCSECGKCFKRKSNVVIHQRTHTGAKPFSCSECGKGFNQKWGLVIHQMTHTGNKPFSCSECGKCFNQKSNFNKHQRTHTGEKPFSCSECGKCFNQKSDFNKHQRTHTGEKPFSCSECGKCFNQKSDFDKHHRTHTWEKPFSCSECGKCFNQKSDFDKHQRTHTGEKPFSCSECGKCFNRKANLDMHERTHTV; from the coding sequence TTGACTGTACCACGAcaacagagggacagctgacatcttcaatttttaaatcagatgatcttgagatcccacaggatacaattgaagtgaatgccatttctccagatatactatcatcccttcacagcaaagagctgtcatctgatcctttgaaacaggtcctgtcttctgattcattaccgactactagggaaaatcaaagtcacaaattaAGCATTGAAAaacgaactgctcctaaagcaaaaaaGCCTTTTTCAGTTTCAAAATGTGGAAATAGTTTTCCTGTCGAAAAgtcttttattaaacataaaaaaattcaCATAGCGAAGAATAGCTTTTCATGCttcaagtgtgggaaatgttttaaccagaaagcacaTCTTGATAGCCactatagaactcacacaggggagaagcctttttcatgttcagaatgtgggaaatgttttaacagtaaagggaatcttgatagccaccggagaactcacacagaggagaagcccttttcatgttcagaatgtgggaaacgttttaaatggaaatcaaatgttgttatacaccagagaactcacacagtggagaagcccttttgctgttcagaatgtgggaaatgttttaatcagaaatggactcttgttaggcaccagagaaatcacacagaagagaagtctttttcatgttcagaatgtgggaaatgttttaatcagaaatggaATCTTGTCAtgcaccagaaaactcacacaggggagaagcctttttcatgttcagaatgtggcaaatgttttattcagaaatcagattttgataagcaccagagaacccacacaggggagaagcctttttcatgtttcgaatgtgggaaatgttttacccaaaaATGGTATCTTGTTATgcaccagagaaatcacacaggggagaagcctttttcatgttcagaatgtgagaaatgttttaatcggaaatcagATTTtaataagcaccagagaattcacacaggggagaagcctttttcatgttcagaatgtggcaaatgttttaaccagaaatcagaatgtgttatacaccagagaattcacacaggtgagaagcccttttcatgttcagaatgtgggaaatgttttaaacgaaAATCAAatgttgttatacaccagagaactcacacaggagctaagcctttttcatgttcagaatgtgggaaaggttttaaccaAAAATGGGGTCTTGTTATTCACCAAATGACTCACACAGGGAATAAAcctttctcatgttcagaatgtgggaaatgttttaatcagaaatcaaattttaataagcaccagagaacccacacaggggagaagcctttttcatgttcagaatgtgggaaatgttttaatcagaaatcagattttaataagcaccagagaacccacacaggggagaagcctttttcatgttcagaatgtgggaaatgttttaatcagaaatcagattttgataagcaccacagaacccacacatgggagaagcctttttcatgttcagaatgtgggaaatgttttaatcagaaatcagattttgataagcaccagagaacccacacaggggagaagcctttttcatgttcagaatgtgggaagtgttttaaccgAAAAGCGAACCTTGATATGCATGAAAGAACCCACACAGTGTAG